The following proteins come from a genomic window of Deltaproteobacteria bacterium:
- a CDS encoding 4-oxalocrotonate tautomerase (4-OT; member of subfamily 5; forms a dimer; the function in the Escherichia coli cell is unknown) has product MPFVNITLYEGHPKERKDEIARRVTETITEVCKLPPQAVWVVFNEVTPPD; this is encoded by the coding sequence ATGCCGTTCGTCAACATCACCCTCTACGAAGGCCATCCCAAGGAGCGCAAGGACGAGATCGCGCGCCGCGTGACGGAGACGATCACGGAGGTCTGCAAGCTCCCGCCGCAGGCCGTCTGGGTGGTCTTCAACGAGGTCACGCCGCCCGACTG